The genomic window CAAATGGCATGTCGGTATGATGTCGCTTCTCGTGTTAACCCCTATTATCAAACCTGGCCTGCAGCTTCGTCCCTTATCCTGTAACAAGATCCCGCGGTTCTGGCTCCTGGTCAGCTGCATTATCGAGCTCAGGCTGGACCCCAAGTTTTCTCAGCATCCGCACACCCTTCTTGTCCTCCCGCCTCATCCTAGCCTCTCGCTCAAGCACCTCTCTCTCTCGCGCCGCACTTTGGCTGTTGtccttctcggcctcgcGCCTTTTAGCAACCTCATCCGGTGCGACAATCTTGTCCTTTCCGTGAATCAGCTTCTGAACAAAGCGCTTGCTCTTTTGCCTCGTGCGCACGTAGACCTCCAGGCCCACGAGAACCGCATAACTTTTGCTGATTGAGACGTGGGTCATGTCGACGCCCATGTCCTTTAGAGACTTGACAAAGGCGCGAAAATTGGCAGCAGGAGGACGATAATGCCCACTGAGGGGTGACAATGATTTGAGTCTCCCATTCTTGATCTTGATCAGCCCAGCCGCTGAGATTCGGCCGCCTTGTAGAAAGGAAGAGTGCTGGAAGGCACCAGAATCCTTGATACCGACGTACAGCCTGAACGATGTGTCGGCAACGAATATCCACGTGTTCTTCCTGACAGATTTACGCAGCATCTTATTGAAGATTGTGGCCGCCGAAACATGGCTAACCTTCTTGATGCccttggcctcgtcgagGGTTGGGTTCGCATACTTGGCCGCTCGTGCTGCCTCAAGCTCAGAATCCGACGCCCGGGAATCAGCACTCCCACTACTCGTGCCGCCTGTGATACTACGgcccggggcccgggctttcTGTCCAAGCTCAGGGCTGTAGGCTGGGGTAATGTCGTCCTTAGGCACGATGCCATGGATCGAATCCTTCCAATCCTCTGTAGTGTCTATCCTGGCACCATTCTTTGCCCAGCACAGCCGTCCCTCGGCGTCGATTCTGACAAGGTAGTATTGCCTTTCCTCTCGACTAAGGTACCGGACTTGCTCCCTTTCCAGCCGGTCGCGGGGACAAGCTTCCATCTCCAAGTTGCTTCCCTCGCCGAAGTCTAGCCAGTAGAAGAAGTTCTCGTGGGTATTGGACTTCTTCCACTCATCGTGATATGTCCGCAGATTCGAGCCATACCGGTGCTTCTGGTCCACCATTTCCAGAAAGTATTGCAACCCCATGGTTTGGGCCGCCTTTTTCATCCTCGCCCTCGATTCCTGTCTCCGCCTCCTGGCAGCCTTGCGCTCTTCTTCGTCCATGTTGCTCCGCAAAGACACAATCGACTCATCCGAGCTGGAACCCGAGGGCGAATCCtcatcccagccagccctccTCGCAACGATCGCCGCTTTCCTCCAATTTCGCCTGGCGGCAGTGGAACGTTTGCCGGCGTCACCATTCTGTGGATTAGCAGCACCGACACCCCCGGCCGCCTCGCCAGACCAGGATCGTGGTCGTGGTTTGGTAATCTCACGGAATCGTGCCTCGCGCAAAGCGTGCGCCCATCTCGTGTCTGCATCGACGGTAAGCCCGGACATCTGCCTCCGGGTGCGGTAGCCGCGGTACGTTCTCTGAATCAGAGTGGCAGCACGCGTGAGGAGGATGTCATCGATAATGGTAGGCCGGCTCCCCGCGGTTGCTTCCTCGACAGCCGGCCGTCCGGCACTATGCGTGGCATGTGAAGGTTGGGTAGGTGATTTTGAACCAGTAGAGGGGCGCTTGTGCTCACGAGACATGCGCCTGATCTCATCCTCGCGGTGGTTCTGGATGCACGCTATCCGATTAAACACTTCTGTCGATGGTGGTATTAAAGATTCGAGGTATTTCTGCCTCGATTCCGACGAGTCGTTGGCCTCTGGTTTAGTCCCAGTGGACTCTTGACACGCAGCTGAACGCGGTCTTTTTGGAGGGGACGGGAGGAGCTCCGCCCGCCCAGCGTCCGCATGTACCGGCTCAGATGATTTGTCCTCAG from Pyricularia oryzae 70-15 chromosome 4, whole genome shotgun sequence includes these protein-coding regions:
- a CDS encoding IQ calmodulin-binding domain-containing protein, which encodes MAEDKSSEPVHADAGRAELLPSPPKRPRSAACQESTGTKPEANDSSESRQKYLESLIPPSTEVFNRIACIQNHREDEIRRMSREHKRPSTGSKSPTQPSHATHSAGRPAVEEATAGSRPTIIDDILLTRAATLIQRTYRGYRTRRQMSGLTVDADTRWAHALREARFREITKPRPRSWSGEAAGGVGAANPQNGDAGKRSTAARRNWRKAAIVARRAGWDEDSPSGSSSDESIVSLRSNMDEEERKAARRRRQESRARMKKAAQTMGLQYFLEMVDQKHRYGSNLRTYHDEWKKSNTHENFFYWLDFGEGSNLEMEACPRDRLEREQVRYLSREERQYYLVRIDAEGRLCWAKNGARIDTTEDWKDSIHGIVPKDDITPAYSPELGQKARAPGRSITGGTSSGSADSRASDSELEAARAAKYANPTLDEAKGIKKVSHVSAATIFNKMLRKSVRKNTWIFVADTSFRLYVGIKDSGAFQHSSFLQGGRISAAGLIKIKNGRLKSLSPLSGHYRPPAANFRAFVKSLKDMGVDMTHVSISKSYAVLVGLEVYVRTRQKSKRFVQKLIHGKDKIVAPDEVAKRREAEKDNSQSAAREREVLEREARMRREDKKGVRMLRKLGVQPELDNAADQEPEPRDLVTG